In Anaerolineales bacterium, one DNA window encodes the following:
- a CDS encoding CoA transferase: MQPLQGIRVLDLSRVLAGPYCTLVLGDLGADVIKVEPPEGDETRGWGPPFAGGESAYYLCVNRNKRGMVVNLKTKDGENLLRDLAMQSDVLVENFRPGTLKKFNLDFETIHELNPRLVYCSISGFGQTGPLRDKPGYDFMIQAMGGIMSITGEPDGGPMKVGVAVADLFAGQNAAIAILAALQARSLTGEGQHLDISLFDSQLGWLANVASNYLISGNLPKRYGNAHANIVPYQSFRAHDGWFVITVGNDKQFEGLCSAIDKPELTADPRFSTNSARVENREALISMLMPIFETRTVNEWLGLMEDKFPCGPINNFEQVFSMPHVKERKMVVEMEHPTIGVLPLVGSPLKMGRTPVQYQLPPPLMGEHTRSVLKDVLGYSDEQVQGLLERECIK; the protein is encoded by the coding sequence ATGCAACCTTTGCAGGGAATTCGAGTGCTGGACTTAAGCCGTGTGCTTGCCGGCCCATATTGTACGCTGGTTCTTGGCGACCTGGGAGCGGATGTGATAAAGGTGGAGCCGCCCGAAGGCGATGAGACGCGCGGCTGGGGACCGCCGTTTGCGGGCGGCGAGAGTGCATATTATTTATGTGTGAACCGTAACAAACGCGGCATGGTGGTGAATTTAAAGACGAAGGATGGGGAAAATCTCCTGCGCGATCTTGCCATGCAAAGCGATGTGCTGGTCGAAAACTTTCGCCCCGGCACCCTGAAAAAATTTAATCTGGATTTCGAGACCATACATGAACTGAACCCGCGTTTGGTCTATTGTTCGATTTCAGGCTTTGGGCAGACAGGTCCCCTGCGCGATAAACCCGGCTATGATTTTATGATCCAGGCAATGGGTGGAATCATGAGCATCACCGGCGAACCTGACGGCGGGCCGATGAAAGTTGGTGTTGCCGTTGCCGATCTGTTTGCGGGCCAGAATGCGGCCATTGCTATTCTGGCCGCGCTGCAGGCGCGGAGCCTAACGGGCGAAGGCCAGCATTTGGATATTTCGTTATTTGACTCACAACTCGGGTGGCTGGCAAATGTGGCGAGCAATTATTTAATTTCTGGAAACCTGCCAAAGCGATATGGGAATGCCCATGCGAACATCGTGCCGTATCAAAGTTTCCGTGCGCATGACGGATGGTTTGTCATTACGGTTGGGAATGATAAACAGTTTGAAGGTTTATGCAGCGCCATCGATAAGCCTGAATTAACCGCCGATCCGCGCTTTTCTACAAACTCTGCAAGAGTTGAAAATCGGGAGGCATTAATTTCCATGCTCATGCCCATCTTTGAAACCAGAACGGTAAACGAGTGGCTGGGGTTGATGGAGGACAAATTCCCCTGTGGCCCCATCAATAATTTTGAACAGGTCTTTTCGATGCCGCATGTCAAAGAGCGGAAGATGGTGGTGGAAATGGAGCATCCCACCATTGGGGTGTTGCCTCTGGTCGGTTCTCCGCTTAAGATGGGACGAACACCTGTCCAGTATCAGCTGCCACCACCGTTGATGGGCGAGCATACTCGTTCAGTATTGAAAGATGTGCTTGGCTATTCTGATGAACAGGTACAAGGATTGCTGGAACGCGAGTGCATCAAATAA
- a CDS encoding cold-shock protein — protein MSERVIGTVKWFNGTKGFGFIEREGGPDVFVHFSAIRGDGFKNLQEGQKVEFTIEQGPKGLQAADVVVL, from the coding sequence ATGTCTGAACGTGTCATCGGTACGGTAAAATGGTTCAACGGAACCAAGGGCTTTGGTTTCATTGAGCGCGAGGGCGGTCCTGACGTCTTCGTCCACTTCTCCGCCATTCGTGGCGACGGCTTCAAGAACCTGCAAGAGGGTCAAAAGGTGGAATTCACCATCGAACAGGGACCCAAGGGTTTGCAAGCCGCCGACGTAGTGGTTCTTTAA
- the dtd gene encoding D-aminoacyl-tRNA deacylase produces MRALIQRVSQAGVTVNEQTISSIGKGLLILLGVGHGDGDEQAKFLAEKAANLRIFEDEHGKTNLSVLDVKGEAIVVSQFTLYADTRKGRRPSFIDAALPDVAKPLVNRFIEFLRGHGVPTQAGQFGAHMEVEIHNDGPVTIWLEKE; encoded by the coding sequence ATGCGCGCATTAATTCAGCGAGTTTCCCAAGCCGGCGTTACCGTAAACGAACAAACCATTTCCAGCATTGGAAAAGGCCTGTTGATTCTATTGGGGGTGGGTCATGGAGATGGGGATGAACAGGCAAAATTCCTTGCCGAGAAGGCGGCGAACCTGCGTATCTTCGAAGATGAACATGGCAAGACGAATCTCTCCGTGCTGGACGTCAAGGGCGAAGCCATTGTCGTTTCACAATTCACGCTTTATGCCGACACCCGCAAGGGACGCCGCCCATCGTTCATTGATGCCGCTTTGCCCGATGTTGCCAAGCCCTTGGTCAATCGTTTCATCGAATTCTTGCGTGGACACGGCGTCCCGACGCAGGCCGGTCAATTTGGCGCGCATATGGAAGTGGAAATACACAATGACGGACCTGTCACCATCTGGCTGGAGAAGGAATGA
- a CDS encoding nitroreductase family deazaflavin-dependent oxidoreductase, producing the protein MKRPNFLQRFLHRLFMLRPVTAFFAPRAHRMDGVVLKLTNGKHTITELLGWNIVQLKTMGAKTGKPYTTLLIGMLDGEKIGLIASNFGRQHNPAWYYNLRNNPDCEVQFGERSGKYRACETVGDEREKYWRMAVSYYEGYEKYRQRAAHRRIPVLVLEPVK; encoded by the coding sequence ATGAAACGACCAAATTTCCTTCAGCGGTTTCTGCATCGTTTATTTATGCTGCGTCCTGTTACTGCATTTTTTGCCCCCCGCGCTCATCGCATGGACGGTGTGGTTCTAAAATTGACGAATGGAAAACATACCATCACCGAACTTTTGGGTTGGAATATTGTACAGCTCAAGACCATGGGGGCAAAGACTGGAAAGCCATATACAACCCTGCTCATCGGTATGCTGGATGGCGAAAAGATCGGGTTGATCGCCTCGAATTTTGGGCGCCAGCATAACCCCGCCTGGTATTACAACCTCAGGAACAACCCCGATTGTGAGGTTCAATTCGGTGAACGGTCAGGAAAATACCGGGCGTGTGAAACCGTAGGCGATGAACGCGAAAAATACTGGCGGATGGCGGTCTCTTATTACGAGGGATATGAAAAATACAGGCAACGTGCCGCGCATCGTCGAATACCCGTGCTCGTTTTGGAGCCGGTCAAATAA